GAGAAATAGCCAGCTGTCAGTGACCAGACGACGAGTATGAAGATGATGAACCAGGAGTAATGTAACCTTAGAGGTATGCCGAATGCCTTGCCGATGGATATACCTTCCGTCAGCATATCAAATCACCTTTTCCGTAACTAAGATTATAACGGTCTTGGCTGGTCACAAGTCTAAGATTTCCCCTCCTTAGCCTTTAGAGCTTCCCTTTCTCTTTCCTCTAGTATGATTTTGGTAGTGAGTCGGGCGATCTCCCCAGTGAGTGTTGAGCATTTGTCTGGCAGTCCTGCTTTTATGGCTGCCTCCGTTTCAGCCGGGTCGTAAAAGTTAAAGAATCTGCCGGCAAGCCTTGTTTGGATGTCAGCGCATCGGCAGACACCATATTTTTCAATAAACCCGTCATATAGTTTTTTGGACAGGATGAGAGACTTTATCATTTTCCCACGTTTATTGAAGTCTTCCTTTTTTCTGCCAAAAAGATAACTTATGGCCATAGTGCCGCCAGAGAGGGCACCGCAATGCCCGTCTCCGGTTAGTCCGACTCCGTCAGCGAAACCAGTTGCGGCTCTGAAAACATCATCATTTTTAATGCCTAGCGTCTCAAATACAGCAGCAATAACACATTGGGCGCAATTACCGTTCTCCATCTCATATCTTTTGGCGTTTTCTAATACGCTGTTGAAAATCTCTTCTGTTGATTTTTCCATGTATTTGTCCCCTTATTTGAAGATTTGCTCCCAGATTGATATTCTATTTTGTTTTGTGATCGTCCGCTGTTTTTCTACTTGGACAGGGACTTCCCGGTATTTGATAATCTCTTTATACTTCGTCACTTGCTGTGTTTCAGTCCAACTCATGGCTAAATAGATGTAGCAGTCTTCTCCCCACATTACATTTTCTTGGAATCTGGCACGGTATTTACCTTGTGAGAGGGGCAAGTCGATAGAGCCTTGAGTACCAAAAGTCTCCCAGAGAATGCGGTTTGCGGCGGTGATGATTACAAAGCTGCCTGGAATAGGGTTTTCGAATTTGCCAACCAGCTGTGCACTAGGTTTATCAATGTTGAAAGGAACTATAATTCCGCTAGGGATGACTTTATAGAACCCGTCAGCGAAGACGTTGGTTTTTTCGTAGACCTCTTCGGCTGCATATGGCTCACTGACCGAATAGGTTTCCTGTCTCATTTCGGTGACGTAGTAGGTCTCAATAGTCTCGGTGGATATAACCTTGAGTGGTAGAGCAAAGACAAGGGCAATCAGTACAAAAGCGGTTATGATACCAGCAACAAGTGGCTTCCAATTGTTTGGCTTATCTTCCCAAGACTTCACGTTGACCTCTTAGAGATTGCTTTGGGGCTTATGCTGCTCACAATGAACAATAGGCGGTCTTACCCTGTGTTGATTTGGTTCGCGAGGTATAGCTTACCTCAGCCGCTTCTGGAAGACAAGTTTATTATCGCCAGGCGTGTAGAAGTCGGCAATGCAGCAGGCCAGTTCATAGCCTTGTGATTTATAGAAGTGCCTTGTTGTCTCGTATTCTGGCTTGGAGGATGTCTCAATGAGAGTTAGCCTGCCCCTGGTTTCTTTAATGTTGTCCTCGGCAAAAGTCAGCAGGGCTTTCCCTATGCCTTGGCTTTGTTGATCTGGGGCGACTGCCAACCAGTATATATCCCAGGTTCCTTCAGTCAGTGGTGTGGGCCCATAGCAAATATAGCCGACGATTGATGAATCGACTTCAGCTGCGAAGACATGGTATCCTGATCGAATCGGGTCGTGCAGATAGCTATCGAGAACTTCTTCGGCTACATCCACCTCGGTCGGCCTGAATTCCGGCATATTCCTTAACATCTGCATTATGGATGACTTGTCCTCGTCGGTCATTGGCCTGACTTTCAATTTCATTCTCATCTATGTTCTCTCAATGGCGAGTTGCACAATCTGTTCAATGAACTGGTTATATGTCATTCCGGCAGCTTGAGCTTGAAGTGCTGCACCGGCGTCAGGTGATATATCAGGATTGGGGTTTACCTCTATAACTTTTAGCTGGTCTTTGACATCCAGCCGAAAATCGACCCTGGCATAACCATGAGAACCCAGCAATCTGAAGGCGAGGAGGGCAGTCTGAGCGATGTGCTCTCGTAACTCCGTGCCTATTTCGGCCGGGCAAACGGCTTTGGTATGCTCGAAGTACACACTTTGTGGATCCCATTTGGCGGCAAAGGTGAGAATCCTGGGCATTTCAGATGGCAGGGAATAGACTATCTCGGAGATGGGCAAAGCTCTGGGTTCGCTGGTTCCTAGGACTGTGATGTTGAATTCACGGCCATCAACAAACTCCTCTACCAGTGCCCTTCTCCCGAAATGCTTGCTTATCTCTGCCACCTGCTTTTCCAGTGAGGCAAAGTCGTATACCACACTTTCCTCTGATATACCGTTGCTTCCGTCCTCTGCGTACGGTTTGACGATACAGGGGTAGTTCATATGAAACAAAGATATTGTCTTGGGGCCTAACAGCTGGTATTTGGGCGTGTCTACCCCTATTGCTGCTAGACGTGCCTTCGCCTTTGTTTTGTCTAGCCCCAGAGATAAGGCAGTTCCGGAGCAACCGGTGTATGTTAGGCCCTGCTCGGAAAGAAAATTGACTACGGCTGCCTCCGTTTCGGGATAGCCATCAAAGCCTTCGAAGAGATTGAAGACTAAATCTGCCTCTAATCCTTTGAGGCTGTCTCTAGCTGACTCGAGTGGTGGCAGCAGGGGTAGGCGAGCAACATGGTATCCAGATTCAGTCAGGGCTTGGTGTGCTGCATCCACTCCGTCGAGGATGGCGAGCGATGCTTTCCTTTCTACATTGGTTCTATAGAGGTCAGGGTTAGGCGTATTATAGATGATTGCTATTCTCGGACGCACTGCGGGTACCTTTGTAAGGCGGCATTGAGTATAGTTGAAATGAGAGCTTGATATGTCCAGCCCAGGTTGCTAGCCATAATAGACAGGTCGCTGCTCTTTGAGTTGAGCCCTGCCAGCGGATTTATCTCCAGAAAGTAAGGCACCCCTTGGGGGTTGAGTTTGAAGTCTAGCCTAGCAAAATCACGGCAGCCCAGTGACTTGAAAATCTTAAGGCTTGAATCTGTAATTTCTTCCAGGATTTCTGGCTCCAGCCGGGCAGGACACTCATAATCTACCAGTTGCTCCCATTCCCGTTTTATTTCGAGCGAGTATATAAAATAGGTATGTGTCTGTTTGGGCAAAACACGCATTACGCCCAGAACTGTTGGTGGTGAATTACCGACCATGCCAACCGTAACCTCATCACCAGCGATGAATTCCTCTACCATCACCGGTTGCTTGTAGTGCTCGAGAAGTTCTGTTGTTACTTCGGCTATTTGTACCGTAGTCTCTACCTTGGAGCCAAGGCGAATGCCCTTGCTTGAGCCTTCATAGGCTGGCTTTACAAAGGCGGGGAGTGGCAAGTCGTCACAGGTTATTTGTTTTAATTGCCTGTAATCTGTGATTAGCTGCCATTTTGGAGTGCGAACACCTGCCGCTGCCACCAGCCGTTTAGTCAGGGATTTGTCCAGGCAAATCGCCAGACACTGGGGATCTGAACCTGAATAAGGTATATCGAGCATTTCCAGAATGGAGGGCACCTGAGCCTCTCTGCTCTTGTAGTTACCCAGTCCTTCAGAGATGTTGAAAACGAAGTCGACGTTATTATGGAGGATATTGGTAATGAACTCTTTACCGCCACCCAGTTTGATTACCGAGTGCCCTAAGGACTCGAGGGTAGTAGCAAGAGCCTCCACTGTCTCTGGAGAGTCATACTCTTCGAGGGCATCCTCGGGACAGTTAGGGGTAGAGATGACAGTCTCTTTAAGGTCGTATGCGAGACCTATTTTCATTTCTGACTCTCACTGGCTGGAGTTGACGCTGTGTTTGGTTGAGACTATCGGAAAATAGATTATCAGCTAGCTCTGCTCCAGCAGTTGGTTCGGAGCCGGTTTTATCTCTAGGGTTCCGATACCAGACGAAGCGTCCCTGATAGTTTCTTAGTACCAACTCTTCTTTTGTTTGCGTCAACACATAGTTTGGCTGGAGAGGCACTTTGCCGCCACCTTCTGGCAGGTCTATGACGAAGGTGGGGATAGCCAGACCTGAGGTATGGCCACGCATACCCTCTATTATTTTGATTCCGGTTTCTACAGAGGTGCGTAGGTGTTCTGTTCCCTGAACCTCGTCGCATTGAAACAGATAGTAGGGGCGCACCTTTATCTTAAGGAGTTCATTACAGAGTTTCGTCTGTGTTTCTACGTTATCATTTATGCCACGAAGCAGTACAGACTGGTTGTTCACTGGAACACCGGCTCGTAGGAGACGGTCACAGGCAGCTGCTGATTCAGGTGTTATTTCACGGGGGTGGTTGAATTGAGTGTTAAGCCATATTGGCCCGTACTTTGACAGCATGCCACACAGTTCGTCATCTACGCGATGTGGCAGCACCACTGGGAATCGGGTGCCGATGCGGATTATTTCGACATGGTCTATTTGTCTCAATTTGGAGATAACGTCTTCCAATCGATGCGTAGAAAGAGTCAAAGGGTCACCGCCGGAGAGGATGACGTCTCTGATGGTCTTGTGCTTGCGGATGTAGTCCAGCATAGCCTTGATTTCACTCGGAGTGCGTACCCAGCCACCATTGTGCCATTCCCTTTTTCGCGTGCAGTGGCGACAAAACATTGGACAGATATCTGTGAGCACCATCAGTATCCTGTCCTGATAGCGGTGGACCAGTCCGGGGACCACGGAATCCCTTTTTTCTCCAAGAGGGTCTTCAAAACCTACACTGCCAAGCGTTATCTCTTTGAAAGAAGGTATTGCCTGTTTTCGGATAGGGTCATCTGGGTCGTATGTGTTAATTAGGGAGAGGTAGTAAGGTGTTACTGAAAGAGGATATTTTGTGGTTACTAGTTTAAGCTGAGTTTTTTCTTTAGCTGCAAGGGGAATTAGAGTGGATAGTTTCTCAACAGTGGTAATTCGGTTGCGAAACTGCCATTTCCAATCGTTCCAATTTTGCTCTGGTATAGGGACGGAGAGCCTGTATTCATTAATAACGGCCGTACCATCGGTAACGGCCATCCTACCTGGAGGTTCTTCTTCCTCTGCCACCACTTCATTTCTTGTGGTGGCGATGCCAGGAGGTTCTTCTTCCTCTGCTTGGTTTTTTATCGCTGTTGGTTTTGTCATCTATTGATTCTCCTCAACTTATTATATTAAAATGCTTAACAATTTATGAAACATCATAAATGAAATCCTTTTCATTAACACGCTAACATACTTTTCCCAATTTGTCAATATTTTTAGTGGGTTAAACTTGAACTTTTTAAGAAAGTGAATAAATCACAGTTTGACAAAAGTATGTATAATGCTTAAGATTTTTTGCCTGTGCTGAAACCCATCTAAAAGGGCAGTGCATATTTCAAGGTTGAATAGCGGTGTTTGTTTCAAGTGTGAGCTAGTTCTTTGGTATAAAAGGAGCGACTATGACAAGAGAAGCCAGCATTGTTTATTTCGATTCTCTCGGCCCTGACAACACGGAGGAGACGTTCAAGTTAGTCAAAGTCAGGGCCAAGGAGCTTGACATAAAGACAATTGTGGTAGCTTCAACGACGGGTGATACCGGGGTTAAGGCTGCCGAGGAGTTCAAGGGCTATAGAGTTGTTGTGGTATCCCACACGGCTGGCTTCACAGCTCCGGGCACGCAGGAACTTACTCCGGAAAACAGAAAAAAAATAGAGAAGCTGGGGGCGGAGATTTTCACCGGCGCTCATGCCTTCGGTGGTATATCTCATGCGGTAAGAAGAGCTTTTAACACACACGTTTTGGGAGATTTCATGGCTAATACGCTTAGGATGTTCGGTCAGGGGGTGAAGGTAGCCATTGAGATAAGTATTATGGCTACTGACGCTGGCCTTGTAAGCCCGGACGGAGAGGTCATAGCAATAGGGGGGACGGTAAGGGGGGCCGATACAGCTATCGTACTTAAGCCAGCCCACGCTCATGATGCCTTTTCCCTCAGGGTAAAGGAAATAATCTGCAAGCCACGACTCTAAGGCCCATTTTTCTGACTATCCGTCTGAGCGCAAGGCACTGGTGCATGGCGTGTGGTAATAAATAGCACTCGATATGGCAATTTCCGCGCTACCCATGATTGACAGGTATCTAAATGTCATGCTATTCTGCCTTCTCATAACAACAGGAAGGAGTGTCCTACGCTCATGAAATCGAAGAAAAAGGATAAACAGGCATCAAAAGAGGAATTGAAATTGGCACTCAATGTACCCAATGTTATAACCGCAGTGCGCGTGGTTATGGCTGGTATCATCGCTTGGCTCTTGTGGCAAGGAGAATTCCTGGCGGCGGGCATTTTAATCCTTATTGCCGCGGCTACTGACGGACTAGATGGCTTACTAGCCCGTAGACTTGGACAATCGAGCCTGGGTGGGTCACTTTTCGACCTGGTGGCTGACGAGATATTATTTATGCCCAGCCTAATATTGGCGATAGCCGCGGGACTGTTTTCAAGGGCAGACAGCCTGATGCCCTTAAATCCCTATCCCTACGCGGTGCTTGCGCTTGCCGGAGGAGTTGCGGTGCTTGCCGGCGTAGGCACATATCTTTGGAAACGCCGGAGTCGTAACATTGAGTTTCCCACTCCCACAGGGGTAGCCAAGGTTAACTTCTGGTTTTGGCTGGCACCACTGGTGGTAGCCGTTTTTGGTATCGGCCCTGGCTGGCTGCTTGCTGCCCTGATGTATTTAGCGATTATCTCGACTGTGCTCACATTCTATTCCTATCTTAAGAAGGGCAGCTATGTCTTTACTGACTGACCTTGCACCCAGTCTTGCTCGTTAGACTATCAATCTCTTGATTGCCAGCTTCAGTACTGAGCATCACTGCTAGCTAAAGGTCAACTCGTACTTTGAGGCCAAAGTTCTATAGCAGCTAGTTTGCTGTTACCAGACATAGTGACTGATTGTCAATCCGTCTTGAGTTGAAGGTAGTGAATTTACCAAAGCAACGCTATCACCAACTATAGTCTTCTTACGACCGGGTGATTTCTATGAGAAATTCGATGATGATACCAAGACTGCTTAGAAATTGCACTAGAGTAACCGCCGAAGAAGGAGCACAAATAGATATATGTCTACCAGTAGGCCACATATAATTATTGTCCAAGCCCACGCCGGAATTGGGCGTTGAGGATAAGATGGTGGTTGTGGTGCTGGTGGAGGCTGGGTCTGGAAGCAGAAGGTAGCACTCCAATCGCTGGGCACCGGCTCAATTGCCATGACTTGCCAGAAATAGGCAGTGCTGTAGTCCAATGTGACTACATAACTGTAGCTGGTGGTGGGCAATTCTGTCTCGACTACAACATCAGTCATCGCCGCATCTTTGGCTAGAACGAACTTGTATCTTTGTGTACCTTGGAATGGTGACCAGGAGAACGACGCTGGCTTGACCGGGCAATGGATACAGCCGTTATCCGGCGATAGCAACTGAAGACCATAATAAGGGTGGGTTGTAGGCAGGCCGGCCTGAACAGTAAAAATTTCCCGCCATGACCACGGGCTTTGGATGGCATCGCCTGTGGCCACATCTTGAACCATGACTCTCCAATAGTAAGAGTGACCGGCCTCGAGGGCAGGTACTGTCCAGTTATCGCTATTGGCATCAAGGACTGTACCGCCGCCGGGAGGTATGAACAACGCCGGAGCATCTAAGTCAGGTGGGATGTAAAACGGTCCACTCCAGGCACTACCTATATCGGCGACCAGTATGGCGAAATCTTCGTCCTTGGCTATCTGAATTCGATAGCCCCTGGATAAAGAACTCGGCTGCCATGTGAGGTTTATCTCGCTGGCTCTGCCGCTTACCGGGTCATATTTTACTGTAGCATTGGTTATCGGTGATGTGGGAGTGGGGCCGTTCCAGGCGAGGTCGTCTATATATCTCCAGACTCCGCCCTGGGGTGGATTATAGGGGCGCTGGTCAATGAGCCAGATGGTTATAGGCTCGCCGGATGATAAGCCGCCACATATTCTGAGCCTTGTGGTAGGGTCTGTGCCGAAGTTGACAAGTGGGTCAAGGCCGGCACCGGCCCATGCCCATCTGACATACGAGCCCCAGGCGTCAGAGAAATAGAAGTTGCCGCTTCGGGATATGGTTAAGCCGGTGGTGGGGGTTGGCCAGCCTTGCCCTCCCCACAGTGTTGCCCAATTATCTCTTTCAGGAATGGGCCAGGACCAGGTTCCACCGCCGTAGTAGATTGACCACTCATACATGCCGCCGGTGTTTATGGCAAAAATCTCCCCGTTGCTATTGTAGCCAGAATGGGCGACTACCAGCGTATTGCCTCTTGTGGGAAGCTGCTTGGTGATAGTGCTGAAGGTAGTGCCACCATCTGTGGAGTAAGCCACGTCATAGATGCCAACGCCTCCTCCGCCCACGACGATGTGTCCCTTGTCATTATCCGGTGTTAGCCCAATATAGGCGGTGGCGATGCTGTATCCGGTATCGAGTTCGGTAGGGACGACGGCATGGGATACCCAACCTGTTCCGCTGAAGATGAACTTCTGCACCAGGCCGTCAGGGCTAAGGATATACAAAGTGCTGCTATCCTCGGCTGCTATGTCCTGGACAGCGAGCCTGGGACTGATGATATTAGTCCAATAATCACCGAAGTCCGGCGACCACATTATCTTTTGTGTCCCCACGGCTGCCCATACCACCACCTGACCATCAGCTTTATCGCCCGCCAGTCTGAGAATGGCTAAATCGGTTTGACCGGAAGCACAGCGTTGGTCTGTGGTAGGCGTGCACAGCACGCGCTCCCAATAGGTGTCGACTGGTGAGCTCTGGCTGCGCCAAACGCTATCGAATCCAGAGCAGTCAACATTATCACTCACTGAAGCCAGATAGATAGTTGAGCAATCCGGAGATGGGGCTATGTCAGTGAACCGGCTGATTTTGGTATCTATCAAGGCAAGCTGGTTCCACGTTTCACCGTTGTTGCGAGTTATGGAGAAGGCTGATTCATCGAGGTCTTCACCGACAAGGTAGGGAATTGGCCAGTTGGCGCCGGCTACAAGAACTGCGCTACTGGCTGTTCCAGCGTAGGCGATTGAGCCGTCGGGTGACCAGGCAACTTGTGTGTTACCGTAGCCGGAGCCGGTGCAGTTGTCAGTGCCGGCAGCCCCAGTAAGTGGCTTCATGGCTGGATACCAGCATGGGATGGGGCAGGTGGTGGGTGAATCGGTAAACCAGGTCATCACAGTAGCTGAGCAGGGGTCGCCAAGAACTTCACCGGCAAGAAGCTTGCCTGACGCATAGGTGCCGTAGCAGGAGATGCTGGAAATCCTCTTGGTTGTAGTGGCGGACATCAATTGATATATCATGGTGTCATCGATGCGGTAAATGCCACCATTACCGGTGGCTCCAGCGTCGTCGACGCTGATATAGTAGCGGCGCAGGCTAAGTGCTTGGCCTGAAAAGTCGATAGGTAGCTCTAAGTCGGCGCCGATGACCTGGTTTGCTGTGGGTGAGGTACCTGGAGCTCCTGCGGTGATTTCTGGCGGAGAGCCACCGTAGACCGTAGTCCAGTTGGTGGTATTGTTATCCAAGTCGTGAATGCCGGCATTAAGATAAGTGCCGGTTGCGTCTGTGTAGACAATGGCTATGATGGCATCGCCGGGGTAGTTGGGCGAGAATTTCAGGGACAATATATCGCCGGTGAAGCCCTGATTAATCCAGGTATCATACTCAGGTGCCTTTAGAATCCAAATGGTGCCGCCGCCAGCTCCGGTACGGGTGGCAATGGCGATATCGCGGCTGCCGTAGCTCATAGAGATATCAATGGCGCTTATGTTGCTGGCTGCAGGGCAATTCGTATTCTGCCATTCAGTGCCCCCGTTCTTCGATACCCAAACGCTTCGAGGCAGAATACTGGCGCTGTCGTTAGCAATAGCGGCGACAAAATTGATGTCGTCTGGAGCTACGGCTACATTCCACACGTGAAAGTTAGCTTGCTCAGCTGGCGTCATTGCTTGGTAAAGGTACCGGCTAATAGTATCGCTCCAGGATGCGCCGCTATTCGTTGATTTGTAGAGGGCTCTGCTGCCATTACCATTGTTTGGATTCGCAATATCCACGGCGTAAAAGGTCTTGCCGTCTGAACCGATTACGATACGATTGACCTCGCAGGGACTGACGATATCATTGCTGTCGGGAAGCGCTCCTGGTGTGTTGATGCGAGTCCATCTAAGTGACTCCGAGTCTGCTGAAACTGGCTTTGGGCTAGTGGCCAGCAGCATATTGCCCAGTATCGATGAGATAATGAAAAGACACGTGATGGAAGCTCGCCTTATCTTCATGTCCTTCTCTCGACTGTGATAAGCCGAAGGCCTTCTTATTTCGAGGTGCCGAAAATCTCGGGATGAAGCAGCCTTGCTACCTCCTCCAGGCCATCAGCTATTCTGGGGCCGGGGCGCTCAATCAGGTTAGCATCGCTTATTTTAAACACGCGGTTGTTGCGCATCGCATCTACATCTGCCAGCCGAGTTTCCTTCTTTATATTGTTGTATATCAGGTCTCCGGTTGTGCCCATGCCGCTGACTATGATGACCTGAGGGTCCTTCTGGATAATCGCCTCCAGTGAGACGACTCGTGATTTCTCGAAGTCGGCGGCAAAAACGTTAATTCCTCCAGCCTTCCAGATGAGGTCATTAATGAAGGTTTCACGCCCCATTGTCCAGATTGGGTCATGCCACACAACGTAGAGGACTCTAAGGCGCTGTTCCGGAGTTAACGTAGCCGTTTTCGACACCACTGCTTGTATTCTCTCGGTTAAACTGTCAACCAACCTTTCGGCTGCTTTGCTCTTTCCATTAACCTGTCCCACCAACTTGATATCGTTCAGCACGGTATCCAAGGACTTGGCTGATGTAACGATGACTGTAAGTCCTAGGTTCTCCATAGCCGGAAGCGCCGTCTTTTCGTGGATCGCTTCGGCAAGAATAAGGTCTGGTTGGACTGAGACAACTTTTTCTAGGTTGGGTGTGGTATAGCTAGCTACTCGTGGCTTGGATTTAGCTGCTTCTGGATAGTCGCAGTAGTCGGTGGTACCTACAAGCTTGTCTTCGAGCCCTAGGGCATAAAGGATCTCGGTATTGCTCGGAGCCAAGGACACAATCCGTTGGGGAAGTTGCGCAATTTGTACTTTCCTGCCCAGGTCATCGACGACAGTTAAAGGGAATTGTGGTAACTCTTCAGGTGGTGGTTCAGGCTTGTCCTGTGGTACTTGTATTTCAACAGGTGGTGAGGGTGGTGGTTTGGTCTCCGTAGGTGGAGATGGAGTGGCGCAAGCAGCACAGCAAATCAAGCCAAGCGTGACTGCCAGGTACAATAAATGATTGATGCGTTCTTTCATTTCAGGCCTCCTCCGTAAAAAAACCCCCCATGCTCCCGAGAGCAGGGGGATTTCTCAAAATAACAAATCCCACCCCCTTACTCCGCGGAGGCAGATAGTACTACAGGGCAGGCGTTCTGACTTTCACAGTAGGCGGGACTGTGCCGGAGTTCCACCGGCTTGCTCTCCAATTAAGCCCCCCGTCACCTGGGGGCACCCTGACTACTATTATTATTTGATTGAGGAAAGTATAGCAAACGACGGGAAAAAGAGTCAATGGTTTAATTTGTGGCAAAAGCTTCTAAATTTTAATCTGCAATTGATTTGTTGGATGACTAATGCTCCTTTCGTCCTTGTCTTAGGAAGTAGTAAAATAGGGGGTGGGTGGAATATGCCTATAACTCCCCTGAGGCGGCAATATCTTAAAATCAAGCAGCGCTATCCCCATACCATAGTCTTTTTCCGGCTGGGCGATTTCTACGAGACCTTTGACGATGATGCCAGAACCACGGCAAGAGAACTGGAAATCACCCTGACTTCCAGGGAAATGGGAAAGGGGCAGCGCGTGCCTCTGGCTGGTATTCCTTACCATGCGCTGGACAACTACCTGGCTAAGCTCATCGGCAAGGGCTATAAGGTAGCTATCTGCGAGCAGATGACACCGCCGGGCAAAGGGCTGGTGGAGCGCGATGTCATCCGCGTGGTGACGCCGGGTACGGTGGTAGAGCCCGGACTTCTAACGGACAAGAGCAATAACTATCTGGTCAGCCTGGTTATCGACGGCGATGAGGCAGGCATCTCTTATGTGGACATAACCACCGGCGAGTTCGCTACGGCACAGCTTGCCTTGAGTCAGGTTTCCGACGAGCTGGAGCGCCTGCACCCGGCTGAGCTTTTGCTTCCCGAAAATCTGGATGGTAGCCTGCTGACACTGCCGCCATCGGTAACCCGTCTCGATGATTACTTTTTTGACCTGGAGACCGCAGCTCAGGTTTTAATCGACCATTTTGCCGTGGCTTCACTTGAAGGTTATGGCTGCGCTCACCTGCCTCTGGCTGTCAGGGCTGCCGGTGCCATCATTCATTATCTTCAGGAGAACCAGAAGTCAGCGCTGGGGCAACTGGACCACCTGGCTACCTATGCCACTCAATCCTTTATGGTACTCGATGCCCATACCCGTAACAATCTTGAGCTTTTCACCTCAGCTCGCTGGGGAGCCACCTCCGGCTCGCTATTCTCTGTAATCGATTTAACCCAAACGGCTATGGGAGGCAGGTTGCTCAAGAAATGGCTGGGACAGCCGCTGCTTGACATAAAGCAATTGAATAGTCGGCAGGAGGCCGTGACCTGGTTCTACCAGAACACGCTGATCAGGCGTAATATCATGTCCCTTCTTGGTGATATCGCTGACCTGGAGCGATTGGTCAATCGCGTCAGGGGTGGTATAGCCACACCCAGGGATTTGGTTGCCCTGCGTTCCAGCCTGGAGAAGCTGGCTGAGGTGAAGACGGAGATAGAAGGCAGCGAAGGTTTCCCCGCCTGGCTCAGCTCTGAATTGAAGCCCTGCCCCGATGTGGTGAGCTTAATCGAGAGAGCGATTGTCGACGAGCCTGCGGCTACACTGGAGCGAGGTGGTGTTGTAAGGGCTGGCTTTTCTAAAGAGCTGGACGAAATTCGGCAGGCGTCATCGGAGGCTAAAAGCTACCTGGCGAACCTGGAACGAAAGGAGCGGGAGTGCACCGGCATTAAGAACTTAAAGGTAGGCTATAACCGGGTGTTCGGCTATTACATAGAGGTGTCCAAGTCCAACCTTGAATCGGTGCCGGAAAGCTATATTCGAAAACAGACATTAACCGGTGGCGAGCGCTTCTTCACACCGGAGCTTAAAGAATATGAATCGTTAATACTCAACGCGCAGGACAGGATAGTCGAGCTTGAAACGGCGATTTTCCGGCAGGTGTGCCAGCAGATAGCCGGCTATGGAGAGCAGATACTATCTTCGGCAAAGGCT
The Chloroflexota bacterium genome window above contains:
- the mutS gene encoding DNA mismatch repair protein MutS; translated protein: MPITPLRRQYLKIKQRYPHTIVFFRLGDFYETFDDDARTTARELEITLTSREMGKGQRVPLAGIPYHALDNYLAKLIGKGYKVAICEQMTPPGKGLVERDVIRVVTPGTVVEPGLLTDKSNNYLVSLVIDGDEAGISYVDITTGEFATAQLALSQVSDELERLHPAELLLPENLDGSLLTLPPSVTRLDDYFFDLETAAQVLIDHFAVASLEGYGCAHLPLAVRAAGAIIHYLQENQKSALGQLDHLATYATQSFMVLDAHTRNNLELFTSARWGATSGSLFSVIDLTQTAMGGRLLKKWLGQPLLDIKQLNSRQEAVTWFYQNTLIRRNIMSLLGDIADLERLVNRVRGGIATPRDLVALRSSLEKLAEVKTEIEGSEGFPAWLSSELKPCPDVVSLIERAIVDEPAATLERGGVVRAGFSKELDEIRQASSEAKSYLANLERKERECTGIKNLKVGYNRVFGYYIEVSKSNLESVPESYIRKQTLTGGERFFTPELKEYESLILNAQDRIVELETAIFRQVCQQIAGYGEQILSSAKALAEIDVFSSLAEAAVRHGYVRPELTAEDAITIRGGRHPVVERSLGSGGFIPNDAYLCNKDTQLIILTGPNMSGKSTYLKQVALIVLLAQIGSFVPADSASIGIVDRIFTRIGAQEDLAAGQSTFMVEMVEAANILNNATAKSLIILDEIGRGTSTYDGLSIAWAVAEFIHNHPRLRAKTLFATHYHELVELAGFLSRVKNFNVAVTEEEGKVIFLRKVVPGGADKSYGIHVAQLAGLPASVVHRAEEILAKLESDQPRQKQAKAVRPKKESPPQLAMFGDKSPLIEEISQLDVDSMSPLEAITRLYELKRKAKGADSQ